The Comamonas sp. lk genome contains the following window.
ACAACGACCTGGCTGCCAAGAAGGTAGCCACACAGGCTGGCTCCACGGGACCCGCGATCCTCGCCCAGTACGCGCCCAAGGGGATCGTGCAAGAGTTTCAGACGCACCAGGAAGCCCTCGACGCCCTGCGTCAGGGGCGCGTGGACGCCTACGTGACCGATTACACGCTGCTGCTCAACGCACTGAGCCTTGGCGCCAGCAACGCGCGTCTGGCGGGTGCGCCATTCGGTGCGCAGGACTCCTACGGCGTAGGGCTGCCCAAGGGCTCGGACGGTGTCGCTTTTATCAATGCCTTCCTGAAGAAGCTGGAAGCCGACGGTACCTGGGCCAAACTTTGGACTGTCTCCATAGGACAGCGCACCGGCAGCACCGTCGTTCCGACACCACCCGCCCTCCCTTAAACGATGGGCGAGGTTTCCAGGCTTTTGGCCGACCATGGGCCTGCCTTCTGGCAGGCCCTCTTGCTGACATGGAAGCTCACGATGGCGTCGTTCGTGCCCGGGTTCTTGCTGGGCATGGTTGTGACGGTGCTTAGACTGCTCCCGCTGCCGCCGCTGCGCTTCACTCTGACTGTTTACGTCGAGATCTTCCGCAACATTCCCAGCGTGGCACTGCTGATCTTTATTGTGTTCGCGCTACCCGACCTCAACGTCGTGATTGACTATGAGCCCAGCGTGATCCTGACGCTGACGTTGGTCTGCTCCGCGTTTACGGCGGACTACCTGCGCTCGGGCATCAACACGATTCCCGGCAGCCAAATTGAAGCCGCACTCAGCTTGGGCATGCGGCCGGTGCAAGTTATTTCCAACGTGGTGCTGCCGCAGGCGCTGCGCTCGGTGGTGCAGCCTATGACCTCGCTGCTCATTGCACTGATGTTGTCAACCTCGCTGGCGTCACAGGTGCCGCTCCCGGGCCGGGAACTTACAGCGCTCGTGTCCAAAATCGCCAATGACTCCGCTGTCGGCATTGCCGCGTTCGCGGTGGCTGCCACCATGTATGTGGCGACTGGCTTGCTCATCGCCTGGGCCGGATCCATTCTGGAAAAGAAAGTGCGGATACTGCGATGAGCCGCTCTCTGGAAGACATTCTGTTTGCTGCGCCAAGCCCCAAGGCCCAGACCGTCACTCGGGTGGCGAGCGTGATGGCGGCGGCCGTGCTGCTCCTGCTGGCGGCGGGTATCGTGCTCCAGTTCCACACCTCTGGGCAGCTCGAAGCCCCCTTCTGGGAATTCTTCGCCTGGCCTACGACTTGGGCCTTTCTGGCCAAAGGCCTGCTCGGCACGCTGGCATCTGCAGCAACGGCCGCCGTCATTGCACTGACCTTGGGGCTGCTGCTGTTGCTGGGGCGCCTGGCGCCGTCGCGGCTTGTGCGTTGGCCCAGCATTGCGGTCATCGAGTTCCTGCGTGGCACGCCGACACTGCTGCTCATCTATGTGTGCTTTCTGGTGCTTCCGTCGGTCGGACTGAAGTTGAGCACCTACTGGATGCTGACCTTGCCCATTGGCCTGAGTACCGCCGCCGTAGTGGCCGAGGTCTATCGCGCAGGCGTGCTCGCCGTCCCCCGCGGCCAGACCGATGCTGCGCGCAGCCTGGGGATGAGCGAATCTCAGGTTTTTTTCTCCATCGTCTTTCCCCAGGCTGTTCGCTACATTGTCCCGGCGCTGGTTGCACAACTGGTCATCGTGGTCAAGGACACCACCTTCGGTTATGTCGTCACCTATGGTGAACTCATGCAAAACGCCAAGGTGCTCATCGCGAACTACCACTCGCTGGTACCTGTGTACCTCGTCGTAGCGGCGCTTTACTGCCTCGTGAATTACGCTATATCAAGAGCAAGCAAACGACTCGGCAGGCCGGTGCACTGACAGCCGTAGTCTGTTCACATGTAGATGACACGGTGCACGGACAAAAGGAGAAAGTGCAGAGGGGCAGTCCAGTGACTTCTGAGCGCTTGCATGAAGCCACCCAAATGCTGGCCGCTCACGTTGACTCTCACGCTGCATGAACTAGCCAGTGCGGAATTGGGCCGACAGCTAGAAAGCCTGCTTTCCGATAGGTAGAGTGTGTTGAACGACCAATTTGAGTTCGCTGAACCCAAACCCAATACGTTTCTAAGATGTTTGTCTGAGGCTTGCTGGAAATATTCCAAACCCAGCGCCCTGTGACGCGTTCCGACCACCCAAAAAGGAAACTGCCATGATCGTCAAAGCCTACGGTGCCCATACCGCCGACAAGCCGCTGGAATCGCTGGATATCACCCGGCGTGTACCCGGTGTGCATGACGTACAGATCGACATTGCTTTCTGCGGTGTATGCCACTCCGATATTCATCAGGTCCGTTCCGAATGGGCAGGAACCTTGTACCCCTGTGTGCCAGGCCATGAGATCGTGGGCCGTGTCTCTGCAGTCGGTGCCCATGTATCGAATTTCAAGCCCGGCGACTTGGTCGGCGTCGGCTGCATTGTCGACAGTTGTCAGCACTGCTCCGATTGCAACGACGGCCTGGAGAACTACTGCGACCACATGGTTGGTACCTACAACGGTCCAACCGCTGATGCACCTGGTCACACGCTGGGCGGCTATTCCCAGCAAGTCGTCGTGCATGAACGCTATGTGCTTCGCGTGCGCCATCCTGAGGAGCAACTCGCTGCAGTAGCTCCCTTGCTCTGCGCAGGCATCACCACCTATTCGCCGTTGCGTCACTGGAATGTGGGAGCAGGCCATAAGGTTGGAATCGTGGGAATTGGCGGTTTGGGACACATGGGGATCAAACTGGCACACGCGATGGGTGCTCATGTGGTGGCATTCACGACTTCCGAGTCCAAGCGTGAAGATGCCAAAGCCTTGGGAGCAGATGAAGTCGTTGTCTCACGCAATACCCGCGAGATGGCTGCGCATTCCAAGAGCCTGGACTTCATCCTCAACACTGTGGCGGCACCACATGACCTGGATGCGTTCTTTGCCTTGCTCAAACGCGACGGTACGATGACCTTGGTGGGCGCGCCAGCGACGCCACATCCGTCGCCCAACGTATTCAATCTGATCATGAAGCGCCGCAGTCTTGCCGGCTCCATGATTGGAGGCATTCCAGAAACTCAGGAAATGCTCGATTTTTGCGCTGAGCACAGCATCGTCGCAGACATTGAAATGATCCGCGCCGACGAAATCAACCAGGCCTATGAACGCATGCTCAAGGGCAATGTGAAGTACCGATTCGTCATCGACAACGCCAGCCTCTCGTCGTAATCTGGCCTCCTTGATCGAGGTTGCAGTGCATGCACCGGACCCATAGCAGAACATCAGTCATGGGCGATTGTGGCGGGTGTATGTTTTTCAAGTTTCCGGCTCAAGAAGTGCAGCGGACGTTCGGCCGGGGGCGAGTCAGATGGCAACTGCTTCAGATCAATATAGTTCCGCCACCTGGGCAATACACATTTTTCATCCTCCATGTGATGTGTTGCTAAACCTGCAGCGTGACGCATAGGCAAGGTGCGACGGTATACATGCCATACTGCTGGAACCAAAATCCGCTTGCCATGACCCGCTCATTTATTGGGTGCATGCGATGTCGATTCATTCACGAGAGTTGCAATGAATATGTCTGTGTCCGAAGCTTCCGAGATCCGTGGCAGTGACAACAGGAGGGCCCCGGTCCGGCATGGTGCCAGCAGTCAGAGCGCGCTCACCCTGGCGGCTTTGGGGGTGGTATTTGGCGACATAGGCACCAGCCCGCTTTACGCATTCAAGGAGGCTTTTGCCGGCACGCATGCCATGGCTGTATCGCCCGAGAATGTGCTAGCGACGCTATCGGCCTTGTTTTGGGCTGTCATCATTATCGTGGCGATCAAGTATGTGTGGGTCGTTCTGAGCTACGACAACGATGGTGAAGGCGGTGTACTGGCGTTGACGGCGTTGGCCCATCGTAGGAGTCAGGATCGCTCGCGCCGCTCCAAGCTGGTGGTCAGCGCCGGTGTTTTTGCAGCCGCTCTTTTTTATGGCGATGCCATTATTACGCCTGCCATTTCAGTGCTCTCGGCGGTAGAGGGCATCAGCATTGCGACTCCCGATTTTGAGCACTACATTGTGCCTATCACCATCGGCATCCTGATCGGACTGTTTTCCATACAGATGAAGGGCACTGGCATTGTGGGGCGTTTTTTTGGCCCAATCACCATCCTGTGGTTTATCTGCCTAGCATGGCTGGGAGGGCACAGCATCATCCAAACGCCCATGGTCTTGCAGGCGGTGAATCCTTTGCACGCCTTGCGGTTTGCCGTGGATCACCCGGGTATGGCCTTTTTTCTGCTGTCGGCCGTGTTTTTGGCGATGACTGGAGCAGAGGCCTTATATGCCGATATGGGGCACTTTGGCGAAAAGGCGGTGCGCTTGGGCTGGTATGGCCTGGTGTTTCCCAGCCTGATGATCAACTACTTTGGCCAGGGTGCCTTGATCCTGAGAGATGCCTCTGCCGCGAGCAATCCATTTTTTCTGCTCGCCTCATCGTCGCTGTTGATTCCCTTGGTCGTGCTGGCTACCGCGGCCACCGTGATTGCATCGCAGGCCACAATTTCTGGCGCTTACTCCATGACGCTGCAAGCCAGTCGCCTCGGTTATCTGCCCCGTGTACGGGTGCTGCATACCTCGGACCAAGAGCAAGGACAGATCTATATTCCCAGTGTGAACTGGCTGATGTTGCTGGCAGTGATTGCACTGGTGCTGGCCTTCAAGTCTTCGGGCGCGCTTGCAGCGGCTTATGGCATTGCGGTGTCCGGCACCATGATCATCACCACGGTGCTGGTGTTCTATGTGGTGCGACTAGGAACGCGGCGCTGGAAAGGCATCACATTGCTGGCGTTGACTTGCTTTGCCGTGCTGGAGTTTGGATTTTTTGCTTCCAACCTCACCAAGCTCGAGCAAGGTGGTTGGTTTCCACTCACGATTGGCACACTGATTTTTATTGCACTCACCACTTGGCGCGACGGCAGCCTGTTGGTGGCAGAGCACCGGTGCAAGATCGATATTCCGGTGAGCGAACTACTGGCCTCTCCCATGCCGCAAGTGCCCGTGGTGTCGGGCACGGCGGTGTATCTAACATCCGATATCAGTCTGGTACCTAGTGCGCTTTTTCACAATCTCAAGCACTTCAAGGTCATGCACGAGCACACGGTGTTCCTGCATGTGGTCAATGAAAATACGCCTTATGTGCAACAGGCAGAGCGTATACAAATCAAACGTTTGGCCGAAGGTTTGTGGGCGCTGAATGTCCATTTCGGCTTTCGCGAGCAACCCGATATCCCGGTGGCCCTGCAGCTTTTGAAACCCGATAATTTCGGAAAAAAACCCAACCTTGATCCGATGGTCACCAGCTACTTTGTGGCCCGCGTTCAGATTGTGGATGGGCCCGGAGGACTGTCTGCTTGGCGTTGCGCCATTTTTGGCTGGATGACACGGCAGGCTGCAGGCGCGGCAACCTATTACAAACTACCGGCCAACCAAGTGGTGGAGCTGGGTACCCAGGTAGTGCTTTAGTGTAGGCGCGCTCCTTCGCATCAAAAAGCACGAAGTACCCGAAGGCTCTCGCTAGAAGCGCGACAGGGATAGGCCACGACGCTTGTCGCTGATGCTGCTACAGGCTTCTGCTCGCCATGTCCGCTTGAGCGACAGATTAAAGAGAGGTGGCTGCTCTAGATGGAGCGCTGGTTGATGATCAGTAGTTCGGCCCCGCCATCTGCGAAGTTGGCCAGGTCTGCTGCAGTTCGCTGCCCTTCCTGAGACGCAAATGCCGCCTGAAGCGCATCCATGGAATCAAATGTGAGCGTAGCAACCAGGTGATAGGAAGAGGCACCCTGTGGCGTTGCTACGGGCCCTTCACTGACTTCATAGCCCGTGATGCCAGGAATGGTCTTGGCAATAGGAACATGGGTGTTGAAGTAGTAGTCGTTGAACGCAACCGGATTATTTGGTTTGCGGTAAAGGACGATAAGCTTGGCCATGGTGCTCTCCCGTGATCGCTCCGAAACTATAGCTGCTGCCTCGCGTAATGTATTCCGCAAAATTTGAAGAATAAGTTGAACGATGCAGGATATTCCCGGTACGGCCTCCCCCTGAGCGTGACTTGCAATCAGGGATGGAGCCTGATGAACTGTGTACCCGCCCGCAGGACACCATGGATTTTGGAGCATCGCAGACCGCTTTGCACAATGATGGCCAGCACCCACACCAGCCCAGCCCAGCCCAGCCCAGCCCAGCCCAGCCCAGCCCAGCCCAGCCCAGCAAAAATTGAAAACACGGAGCGCTACATCTCGTCAATGGCGGTGCTGGCCTCGGTGCTCAATGCGGGCGCCCTTCCCTCATGCGCTTCAATGGCAAAGCGGTCGCGACAGTTGACATAGAAGCTGGCGCCAAAACGCCCCACGGGAAAAAACTCCTGCAGTCGCACACGCCATGTCTCGGTATCCACCAGGCCTTCGCGCACGGCCAGCCATTGCACGCGGCCTATGAAGACATAGCGGCTTTCGGTTTCCAGCGTCTCGTGCAGCACGCACTCGAAAGCCACCGGCGCCTGGGCAATGCGCGGCGGCTGCACGCTTTGCGAAGGAGTGGCGGTCAGGCCGGTGTGCAGCAGCTCGCTGTGCTCGGGCGGCAGGCGATCGCCACAGCGGTGCATGGCGGCCGCCATGGCTTCGTCGGTGATATGCACCACAAACTCGCCGGTGCGCAAGATATTGGTGGCCGTGTCCTTTTGCGCTGCATCCTGCAGCTTGTTGACGCTGAGCATCACCACCGGCGGGTCCTCACCCATCATGTTGAACATGCTGAAAGGCGCGGCATTCACCGTGCCATCGGCGCCCAAGGTGGTCACCAGAGCAATCGGGCGCGGCACGATCAGGCTGGCCATCAGCTTGTAGCGGGCATAGGTGTCCAGTTGCGAAAAATCAATCTCCGTCATTGCAGTCTCTCTTTGCCCTTGAGGCAGATTTGATATGGATTCGATAGCACGCTGCGCAATCCGCAGCTGGGCGCAATCCATGCAGATTTGCAATATTCATGCCCGGAGCAAGCCGCAGGCTGGGCGACTAGTCTCTGCACCATCCCACGCCCTCCATGCACCAGGGCCGCGCAACGCCGGCTGGCGCGCACCGGTGCAGTGCGGCCCCGAAGTCCAGCCACTTTGTATACACATTGGCACCGATCTTGCGGACAGGGTTGCAGTCCCGTTTGCCACCCATCAAGTAAGGAGCCTCCATGCAAAAACGTTTTTTCCTGCAAACCGCTGTAGCGGCCATTGCCCTGAGCTGGGGCGCCGCCCATGCGGCAGATACGCCGCTCAAGTTCCAGCTGGACTGGCGCTTTGAAGGCCCGGCCGCCCTGTTTGTTCACCCCGAACAAAAAGGCTTATTCAAGCAAGCCGGTCTGGACGTGAACGTGGAAGCGGCCAGCGGTGCCGGCGCCATCCAGCGCGTGGCCTCGGGCACACACGACCTGGGCTTTGCCGATCTGGCAGCTTTGATGGAGTTTCACGCCAACAACCCCGACGCGCCCATCAAGCCCGTGGCCATCATGGTGATCTACAACACCACACCGGCCTCGGTGATGGCGCTCAAGAAATCGGGCATCAGCAAGGCCGCCGACCTAGCCGGCAAGAAGCTGGGCGCTCCCATCTTTGACGCCGGCCGCCGCACCTTCCCCATTTTTGCGCAGGCCAATGGCGTGGGCGAGGTGCAGTGGAGCACCATGGAACCCCAGCTACGCGAAACCATGCTGGCGCGCGGCGATCTGGATGCCGTGACCGGCTACACCTTCACCAGCCTGCTCAATCTGGAGGCCCGCGGCGTCAAGCGCGAAGACGTGGTGGTGCTGCCTTATGCCACGCACGGTGTGCAGCTGTACGGCAATGTGATCATTGCCAGCCCCAAGTTGATTGCCGAAAAGCCCGAGGCCGTACGCACCTTCCTCAAGGCCTTTGCCAAAGGCGCCAAGGAAGCCATGGCCAGCCCCGAAACAGCCATCGCCTCGATGAAGGCCAAGGATGGTCTGGTCAATGTGCCGCTGGAGGTCAAGCGCCTGAAGTTGACGATTGAAACCGCCATCGACAGCCCAGGCGCCCGTGCCGAAGGCTTTGGCCAGCTGCGAGCCGAACGCCTGCAGACCATGGCCGAGCAGGTAGCCAAGGCCTATGCCACCAAGAACCCCGTGCCGGCTCGTGCCGTGTGGAACGGCAGCTTCTTGCCCACCGTGGCAGAGCTGGACATTCTGCCCAAGCGCTGATCCCGCATCGCCGCGGTGCGCCGGCGTCATTGTCACTGGCGACAGCAGCCTTGGCATAAGGGATGCCAAACGTCTCATAGACATTCAGCATCTTCTTGCGCTACACGCTTGAAACTCAGAAGCGGTAGCGCGCCGTCACCAGCACATTGCGCGGATCGCCATACACGCCCGTGCCGTAGGATCCCAGGCCCGGCATATACGTCTTGTCGAACAGATTGTTCACGTTGATCGACATCGACCAGTGCTTGTCCAGTTCATAGCGCGCCATCAGACCCGCGACCGCATAGGAAGGCTGGGTGGCACGCCAGTATGGGGCGCCGGGTTGCTGGTAATAGGTTTGGCTTTGCCAGGTGAGGTTGCCGCCCACCGTCCAGCGCGACCAGTCGCCGCCCAGGCGGTAGGTCGTGCCCAGCTTCAGCAGGTGACGGGGCTGGTTGGTGTTCACCGCAGGTGTGACCACGTCAGGCTGTGCCGGCGCCTTGGAAGTGCGATAGGTATAGCCCCCGAACACGTTCCAGCCCGGCGAGATGCTGCCGGACATCTCGGCCTCCAGGCCCTTGCTGGTGATGCCGTCGATGGCGGTGTAGATCTCTTCCCCGCTGGCGCCGTTGATGCCCTGGTACTGCGCCGCGTTCCTTTGCTTGATGTGGAACAGCGCCACGCTGGTGTGGAGCTGGCCGTCCAGCAGCTCGCCCTTCACGCCAACTTCTTTGCTCAGCCCTGTCAGCGGCGACAAGGGATTGCCGCCTGCATCCTTGTAGTAGGTCTGCGGGTTGAAGATATTGGTCACGCTGCCGTACACCGACCACTGCGGGTTCAGGTCATAGACCAGGCCTGCATAAGGCGTGAGCTTGCGGTTCACCTGCAGGTCGTTGTTCAGGCTGGTCTTGCCCGTAGCCAGCGCCGTGTTGGTGTCCATCATGTCGTACCAGCTGGCGCGGGCACCCAGAATGACCGACAGATCGTCCGTGGGCCGCAGGCGGGTGGCTGCCGACAGGCCTTTTTCCAGCACCACGATGTCGCGGTCAGCGTTGCGCGCGAACGTGGGCTGGGCGATGTTGCCGTCCCAGGCAAAGTAATTGGGGATGTTCGTCCAGACCGTGTTCGACATCTGCGCAGCCCGGTGCTGGCGCGAATAGCCCGCACCCAGCATCACATCGTGCGTACGGCCCAGCAGCTGGAACTTGCCGCTCAGCGCGGCGTTGAAGGTGTTGGCGTCGGTCTGCGTGGG
Protein-coding sequences here:
- a CDS encoding ABC transporter permease subunit (The N-terminal region of this protein, as described by TIGR01726, is a three transmembrane segment that identifies a subfamily of ABC transporter permease subunits, which specificities that include histidine, arginine, glutamine, glutamate, L-cystine (sic), the opines (in Agrobacterium) octopine and nopaline, etc.), with amino-acid sequence MGEVSRLLADHGPAFWQALLLTWKLTMASFVPGFLLGMVVTVLRLLPLPPLRFTLTVYVEIFRNIPSVALLIFIVFALPDLNVVIDYEPSVILTLTLVCSAFTADYLRSGINTIPGSQIEAALSLGMRPVQVISNVVLPQALRSVVQPMTSLLIALMLSTSLASQVPLPGRELTALVSKIANDSAVGIAAFAVAATMYVATGLLIAWAGSILEKKVRILR
- a CDS encoding amino acid ABC transporter permease, whose translation is MSRSLEDILFAAPSPKAQTVTRVASVMAAAVLLLLAAGIVLQFHTSGQLEAPFWEFFAWPTTWAFLAKGLLGTLASAATAAVIALTLGLLLLLGRLAPSRLVRWPSIAVIEFLRGTPTLLLIYVCFLVLPSVGLKLSTYWMLTLPIGLSTAAVVAEVYRAGVLAVPRGQTDAARSLGMSESQVFFSIVFPQAVRYIVPALVAQLVIVVKDTTFGYVVTYGELMQNAKVLIANYHSLVPVYLVVAALYCLVNYAISRASKRLGRPVH
- a CDS encoding NAD(P)-dependent alcohol dehydrogenase, which produces MIVKAYGAHTADKPLESLDITRRVPGVHDVQIDIAFCGVCHSDIHQVRSEWAGTLYPCVPGHEIVGRVSAVGAHVSNFKPGDLVGVGCIVDSCQHCSDCNDGLENYCDHMVGTYNGPTADAPGHTLGGYSQQVVVHERYVLRVRHPEEQLAAVAPLLCAGITTYSPLRHWNVGAGHKVGIVGIGGLGHMGIKLAHAMGAHVVAFTTSESKREDAKALGADEVVVSRNTREMAAHSKSLDFILNTVAAPHDLDAFFALLKRDGTMTLVGAPATPHPSPNVFNLIMKRRSLAGSMIGGIPETQEMLDFCAEHSIVADIEMIRADEINQAYERMLKGNVKYRFVIDNASLSS
- a CDS encoding potassium transporter Kup; amino-acid sequence: MAALGVVFGDIGTSPLYAFKEAFAGTHAMAVSPENVLATLSALFWAVIIIVAIKYVWVVLSYDNDGEGGVLALTALAHRRSQDRSRRSKLVVSAGVFAAALFYGDAIITPAISVLSAVEGISIATPDFEHYIVPITIGILIGLFSIQMKGTGIVGRFFGPITILWFICLAWLGGHSIIQTPMVLQAVNPLHALRFAVDHPGMAFFLLSAVFLAMTGAEALYADMGHFGEKAVRLGWYGLVFPSLMINYFGQGALILRDASAASNPFFLLASSSLLIPLVVLATAATVIASQATISGAYSMTLQASRLGYLPRVRVLHTSDQEQGQIYIPSVNWLMLLAVIALVLAFKSSGALAAAYGIAVSGTMIITTVLVFYVVRLGTRRWKGITLLALTCFAVLEFGFFASNLTKLEQGGWFPLTIGTLIFIALTTWRDGSLLVAEHRCKIDIPVSELLASPMPQVPVVSGTAVYLTSDISLVPSALFHNLKHFKVMHEHTVFLHVVNENTPYVQQAERIQIKRLAEGLWALNVHFGFREQPDIPVALQLLKPDNFGKKPNLDPMVTSYFVARVQIVDGPGGLSAWRCAIFGWMTRQAAGAATYYKLPANQVVELGTQVVL
- a CDS encoding EthD family reductase — translated: MAKLIVLYRKPNNPVAFNDYYFNTHVPIAKTIPGITGYEVSEGPVATPQGASSYHLVATLTFDSMDALQAAFASQEGQRTAADLANFADGGAELLIINQRSI
- a CDS encoding flavin reductase family protein, whose protein sequence is MTEIDFSQLDTYARYKLMASLIVPRPIALVTTLGADGTVNAAPFSMFNMMGEDPPVVMLSVNKLQDAAQKDTATNILRTGEFVVHITDEAMAAAMHRCGDRLPPEHSELLHTGLTATPSQSVQPPRIAQAPVAFECVLHETLETESRYVFIGRVQWLAVREGLVDTETWRVRLQEFFPVGRFGASFYVNCRDRFAIEAHEGRAPALSTEASTAIDEM
- a CDS encoding ABC transporter substrate-binding protein — protein: MQKRFFLQTAVAAIALSWGAAHAADTPLKFQLDWRFEGPAALFVHPEQKGLFKQAGLDVNVEAASGAGAIQRVASGTHDLGFADLAALMEFHANNPDAPIKPVAIMVIYNTTPASVMALKKSGISKAADLAGKKLGAPIFDAGRRTFPIFAQANGVGEVQWSTMEPQLRETMLARGDLDAVTGYTFTSLLNLEARGVKREDVVVLPYATHGVQLYGNVIIASPKLIAEKPEAVRTFLKAFAKGAKEAMASPETAIASMKAKDGLVNVPLEVKRLKLTIETAIDSPGARAEGFGQLRAERLQTMAEQVAKAYATKNPVPARAVWNGSFLPTVAELDILPKR